In Mugil cephalus isolate CIBA_MC_2020 chromosome 11, CIBA_Mcephalus_1.1, whole genome shotgun sequence, the genomic window GACCCACCAACACATGTAATTGGCTCATCCAGAATGTCATCAATAGACTGCCGAGGGTCCATCTGTTgccaagagaaaagaaaaatatttcattctcTCCGTGCAAAAGAAACTCTCAGTGATCTCGTGTTTATCTTCAGACTCTGACCTGTGCTTTCTGGATAGCCTCCTGTAGTTCTTCCTCCAAGCTGAGAACACCAGGTAATGCCTGAACAGGACTTGCTGTAATCTGTACTGGCAGCTCAAAGTCATGGCCAATCACATCACACGCCTGGCAGCAAAACACCTGATTAGAAAGCAGGGGTAAATTAGCTGACAGATGGTGATGAGAGTATGCTCTCCTCTTTGAGAAATGTTCCCAAAAGGCTCTGTTGTGTGTGATTCTGACAATAATTCTTTCTATACATTTTCCAAGATCTGTGTGTGCAGATCTGTAGAGTTACCTGTGTAAATAACACTTCCGTCTGCGAATCTGTTTCTGGCTTCCCTCTAGAGCATCCGGGATCCTGTTGCAGGAACGGATGGAGGGATCCGCCACCAGACTGGTTAATGATAGCAGCGGTAAACATGCATTAATGAGGGTAATTCTATAAGACAgctataaattaaaaaaaaaaaataaagtcctcCAAATCGTCTCAGGGGCAAAGATTCAAGCCTGCCTGTCCTCACCTCGTTGTGTGTGGAGCGGTCCCTGGGCCTGCTCCTTATCCTCTCCCTCATCTCCAGCTCCACACtcagctcctgctgctgctgctgctgctgctcagtctCAGACCTCCAGGGAGTCCCACATtgcaggggggaggaggacgacatgGGTAGGCTGGGGCTCGGAGTTCCTGAGGCGGTGCTGGCAGGAGCCAAGAagacagtggtggtggtggtggtaagaCCACACTGTTCACCTGCCAAACTGACTGATGCAGCATTTGTGAATCCATTTGGGACAGTGTTTAGAATTCCACTTGGAACTCTGTTTGGAGCGTCGCTGAGAATCCCATTAGGAACTCCCCTGTCCTGGATGTACAGCTGTTGGTTTGGGCTGCTGCTGGGTGAGTCGAGTCCAGAGCTGGAGCTTGAGCCAGGGCTCTGGCTTGGGGgcagcggaggagggaggggctcAAGGCTGTTACCCAGCTGAGAGAGGGGAGCCGGAGTGAGGGAAGTATGGGGAAGCTGGAACGGACGAAGCCGCTGCAACAGGGCAGGCTTGGTGCCGGAGACGGGGAGGCCGCGCTTACGCAGCTGCTGACGTAACTCTGACACCTGACGAAGGAAAGCAGTAGAGGTGGACAGGCAGTTTCCCTTAGTCATGAATCATTCTCAATGAAGATCTTTCAAAGCGACTATGAGTCTCTACGAGCCGTGAGATATTTTCTTACTGTTAAGTCAACCAGATTTGCAGGGAGAAGCTCGGGTTTGGATGCAGGGTTTGTGTCCATAGGGGTGTGGTTTGTTGTGGCGGGAACAGGTTGGAGATTCACTGGCATGGCTCCAGAAGACTTCACAAGATCCCTGTGTTCTCCGCTGACAGGATAGGACAGAAGTGTTACCAGCTGAGGACTCATTCCTTATTGATAAAGCAGAGATGTGCGTATTTGAATTACAAATTGTCAGCTCTGCATGCACACACGAACCTGGGTACAACAGtgagctgttgttgctgttgttgctgttgttgttgttgttgtagctgttgttgctgttgttgctgctggttCTGGAGGATTTGTAGTTGGAGGATGAcgtgctgctgtttcagaagTTGGGAATAGGCTGGGTCTAAAGACTGGGTAGAGGTAGGGCTCTTTTGTTTGGCTCCTCccactataaataaatacattttctgattAAAGTCAAATGCATCAATACCAgaaaacacataacaacacattaaaaaatatggaATTATTAAGTTGGTTATACCTCCAGTTCCAGACCCTCCTCTCTGGTCCGGAGGAATGTACTGGTGATACTTGAGTTTCTTCATCTTGGGTTTGGTGTCCCGTGGTTTCCGCGGGCGGGGAAGATGGTTGAAGTTGAGGGAGGGGGTCAGGGATGAGGAGCAGGCGGGGCTGGGAGGCCGAGCTGTCTGTGAACACAGGTGACACCCACGCTTTCTTAAACTGAAGAATCCATCTTCAGGAAAATGCAAACAAGTTCAGTTGGCTTGGTTTTACCTTTGCTTTAATATCTCTCTTTAATATCTTCTCTTTAAAGAACAGCATGTACGGTATCGCAGTGGAAATGCCAAGTAATTTCACAGTGTTTGACAGCATTTGCCCCATGTCGAGGTTAAATGTGCACATGGTGATAATGTATAAATGCTTTACAAATCTCCAGATGGCGGCGTGTGCTGGTTCTGACATAAAACCAGgctgctggtgtgtgaatgtgttaacCTACAGGGCAAATACCAAGTTGGCCCACAAGTGCAAATTGACAGTAATGAATGCAGAGCAGCTTACAGCGGAGCACTGtggttgaaaaaacaaaagagtgacCATTGTGTTAGGTTAAAGACCTCTACAGCGCTCTTTTATCTCTTATACGTACTATGAATACCACCAAAGGAGACAAATACACACGCGCAGTGCACACTAAccaaatgcttttattttctgggtgaaaatgtcatgttacctattaaatgttcattttgaaCGACTGACAACTGAAAGGGGAAGAGGATGAGCATGCTTTAACCTCGTGTTACCTTTGGCAGCAGGGGTGTGGCCTGAGAGTTCAGATACATCCCATTTGGTCTCCCGGTTGTTGCCATGGAGTTTGATTCACCGAGTGTTACACTCATAGGTTGTCTGATGCCCTCGGTTGCCAGGAGCAACGCCAAACCAGACTGAAGGCAAAATATCAGATTATCAGAGTTGACATATGAAGCTATTTATAAACTCATCAGTCAGTTAATATCTCCTCTAATATGTTTATCAGTTTACTAGTGGGAAGCAATTCATTAGACCTTTTGTTGCATTCGACATATACATTTTAACCTCTGCGTAATTTCCTCACCTGTGTAAGACTGGGATTTTGGTTGAGGGACGGCCCCGCAGCTGAGCAGTCACTCAGTAATTGGTCACCCGAGAGCCCTGGCAATGAGGAGAAGGCCGGTGATTGGTGAGCGCCATGCTGCTCAGgcggtgaggatgaggaggaggaggagatgtcaTCTTCGAAGACATCAGCAGGCAGAGGGAAGGAGACAGGACCtgaggaaatgaaaagtgaaGGG contains:
- the si:dkeyp-69b9.3 gene encoding myocardin, producing MTLLASERSLLIRNKFRSVLQLRIQNRRLSEINADSGLKSTCPAPKAEKDQSEALRLTEDGATQKLPPGGLKTETAQERTAACGGQRQKKARQAQDLTERIQRPPGPTEHEHTLPLENRPVSFPLPADVFEDDISSSSSSSPPEQHGAHQSPAFSSLPGLSGDQLLSDCSAAGPSLNQNPSLTQSGLALLLATEGIRQPMSVTLGESNSMATTGRPNGMYLNSQATPLLPKTARPPSPACSSSLTPSLNFNHLPRPRKPRDTKPKMKKLKYHQYIPPDQRGGSGTGVGGAKQKSPTSTQSLDPAYSQLLKQQHVILQLQILQNQQQQQQQQLQQQQQQQQQQQQLTVVPSGEHRDLVKSSGAMPVNLQPVPATTNHTPMDTNPASKPELLPANLVDLTVSELRQQLRKRGLPVSGTKPALLQRLRPFQLPHTSLTPAPLSQLGNSLEPLPPPLPPSQSPGSSSSSGLDSPSSSPNQQLYIQDRGVPNGILSDAPNRVPSGILNTVPNGFTNAASVSLAGEQCGLTTTTTTVFLAPASTASGTPSPSLPMSSSSPLQCGTPWRSETEQQQQQQQELSVELEMRERIRSRPRDRSTHNESGGGSLHPFLQQDPGCSRGKPETDSQTEVLFTQVFCCQACDVIGHDFELPVQITASPVQALPGVLSLEEELQEAIQKAQMDPRQSIDDILDEPITCVGSVNVSDHKSPSHSAPGSSPSPPQTDQLQTTQQQNKDDRFLPSPLCSSLLLELPPSPAVIKPSQIVPAPPPPLICTSPLPSTGKSRKRRAPTPFEAADWLETLTSGFRPLTPPTAPFVESDFSLDSDLNVNRVLDLMIEQW